acacacacacacaggcttccTGAAACATGGGCAAAAGCTGCTGGCAGTGGAACACAATATTTAAAATCAGTGAGACCGTATAAGAACTACCGCAACCAATGACATAGAATAAACAAACGTATTTTTTGTGTGATTTGATTTATGCTAATGCCATATTTACAATTGATTTCCAGTGAATCATAGTAGTACCACTTGGAAGATGTGGTCTACAGTATAGGTAgatttttacataaaatatatgctaaattaaaatgtataaactaaaataaatatatttcacagTATAGAATCTGTATACAGTGGTAAGTTAGCTGTTACCTGTATGAAATATACTTGACTTGCAATGGCCAATAAAGTAGCAGTAAATCATTGTACTGACCAATACTAGAATTAACTATTTATATCAAAGGTGCGGAACCAAACTTATCACGGGCCTCATACCCAGAAAAGTAGTTTAACCTAACATGTATAGCAGGCCGCACACTACTAAAGACTAATCCGAGTTTAACCCTTAGGtgcaatatacacagatatatatatatatatatatatatatatatatatatatatatatatatatatatatatatatatatagatatagatagatatagatagatatagatagataattTCCCTTAGGattactgttaattttattttgtactgcacaatatacaaacaaataatgaaaaaaagtttgataattaaaaacaaagcattaatatcgtgggttctttcaatgcagcgggtttgtgtatttaagaaaggagaggaagactcataaaattagttggagacaagctgatgagaagcaattcccctccgcagtacgaattaaaatggtgtgctgctttttatgtgaaaaattagaaaaagcaaggtcaacaaagttttaaaaaaaaataataatattaacgatatattcataagtgaaatggaattaatacactggGCCGCAGTCAGACTATAAACGGGCCGCGGGTTGTATGTCCCTGGTTTATATAAAAATTTATAATCAACATAATCAATTCAAACACATTGCTGAGCCCACACATTTATCAGTAGGTGATCAGGATAAATCTGGATGCAACACTGAACTTGGATGTTGTCGTCTCCAGTCTTTCATATTGTTACATTGTCTTTTATGCTATTGTGCACGGTTTGAACATGCATacctgtttggatttttttttttaaagcttgatgCAGTCAAAGTTTGCAAATGTTAGAAGCTATCTAGTGCGTATTATTCATAATTTGCGagacgcatttttttttttgaagaagaagttaacaaatataagaacataagaaaggctacaaaacgagaggaggccattcagcccatcttgctcgtttggttgttagtagcttattgatcccagaatctcatcaagcagcttcttgaaggatcccagggtgtcggcttcaacaacattactggggagttggttctagactcccacaattctctgtgtaaaaaagtgcctcctactttctgttctgaatgcccatttatcagggtcctcgtttcttttttcaggtcgaaaaagttccctgggttgacactgtcaGTACCTTTTAGTAGGCTTGTAACGATAATAAATCGAATTATCTATGGATTGTGACCCCACGATAACAAATCGTAATAGTCTTGTATACattaacttactgtcaagaacATAATCTGAGACTATGCGTCTGTGAACAGGATGATGctgcagagatcaagagtaacctgcgtttcatttattttatacacattttgtttaaaatcagtCCCAACTGCAGCCGTCTGTCTTGAGCGAAACTAATACtatttaacattactacgttGTCACGTGCCGCTGTTTCggagttttttattttgttgtttttgtttctggttaAATACCAGAACACAACCTGCTGGTCAGGCACGTGGCGATCTACATCATGGTGTCTGAACAGGAGTTGGTGAGAACTCCAGGAGCAACCAATAGTAATGTTTGGGAACATTTTAGGTTCTGGAAAATTAAAGGACAAGACGGTGTACCATTTATAAGCAAGGACAAGCAGTGTGTGCAATATGCAAAAGGGAAACTACCTATCATGGAAATATGACAAACTTCACTGTACATCTGAAAAACAATCATCCAGAAAAGGTAGATGATAAACAACAAAATGTGTCGCTGTGGAAAGTTCTGTTGCAGGAAAGGATAGGCTACatctaatgtactgtttggaaaattaattaaatatgaaTCAACTATAGTTCACATTGTCAAGGCTTATTTAATTTCTTCAAAGTTTGATTACCGTagtccttcgaatttaagatgcactttagaTCCCCtattttgacatgccaagcaatgccACAGTTCACAGAAAAGGAGAAAAACAGATtgacgactggaaatgagaagcagcacataactaatgctctgtgtgacagcagacggtcGTAAACTGTTGTGACAATTATGCTAGCCTGAATAAAAATGGTCACGACAGACCTGTTGGTATTTAAGAAAAAAgattaatacagtcagcactagGATATACAACACtgaatgcagcaaaaacaaagcaagtgagacaagctacggtaatgtaaaacagttactTAAATCTGTGATGCTTAGTTGcgtttgtgcattttcatttgcaagtgaactgtgacatttgggccttatcgagcactatattgtGCAATTTTGAATATTGTCTTTGGAtattgttttaattctggaaactttttgctaaaattgcattgccttttacacagttctgtgaatgggtaatattttgatttaattttgctgttgggtcattaatggggaattttacatactgctacaatacgtatcagatttaaaagtacagtatgtactgtattacagtccacgtgtcgttttttggcaagtgatattttcagaatcatatcgttctgaattaaaacacttcggttgaaaatatagtactgtaccaacaaaaccaactacagtacatgcaaatggaagcctacttattttaatacagtcctttcagctatgcatTTTTGACATTGTAGCTTTGTGTTCCCTGAAGACGACAAGGGATAGAACgggcaaaatgaaataatcaaatcTGCGTCACACTTGTTTAACTATCACTGAACTTTTTATAGGGTCGGAAACATGAGTGCTGACAGTAGTTATTTAAATAGAATGGTTTcttgaatattacatttttagaaagtgTTTTGAGTGCTCTCACCGcaaatgcaaaatataaaaattgGACGATCTTTAAAAACGCAGGATATAGGTATATTATATAAACCAGAAGTCACATTTAATGTTATTTTCCCAAAGCTGTGCAAGGAGGGAGCCCTTACTGTTAATTTCAGATAGGATTTTCATTTAACAAAATCTAAAAATATAGTGCTCCGTAGTGTGTTACAGGCATTTTCTTATGCTAAGGCAGAGTTAGAAGCTTGCTTGTTGCTATGTGAAGTATGCCGAGGAATACAATGTTAAGAACTGGTACCGGGGCGGCAAAAACAGTGCACGTTATCAATAGGAGCGTGTAATACAACAAACTCATTACAGGGATGACAAAGTGCATAGGATGCATGAGAGAGCATTTTGCATTGCTGCGTGGCTTTCCAACAACTGCGGTACAATAAGAGCGCTACATTTTCTTTAGAAAAGGATCTAAAGAAATCCACCTTAAAAGGGTCAAAATACCCTTCCTATGCGAAGCAAGCAAAAATATTCATGGAAAATTGCATGAAAAGGGTCTTTAAATTGCCAATACTTTAAAACAGTCTTTTGGGGCACCACCCCCTGTAGTGATGCTACTCATAGCTGTACTACTGAAACCCGCTGTTATGATCTGCATGCGTGAAGGCTCCAAGTACAATACAGGTAAACATCTTCACAGCTGAATTTAACTACTAAATGAAGTTAAGTCATAGTAAGTACAAACAATTCATATACATTTGATGGCCATTGCTCAGTTTGGATTACTACATATGTGTTTGCTTTAAACACACAAGCCGTGACACTTCCTTTTTTTTACCCTGTCCTGGAAATATTGACAGCCATTTTTGCAGCAGCATTACTCTGTCAAAGGCACTAGCTGTAAAACGTGTCTGCTTGACTTGATCTACACTAGAGGCTTGTTCAACATTTGGGATTGTTTAATGGAAGTCTTCTCTACAGAACATGAAGGGATTGGAAATGTATGCCAGATCTTAAATCATTCATAGATCCAAGTGCCACTGTTTCAAAAGACTCAAATTCTAGAAGGTGGATTTAACTACTTAAGACAGACAGGGAATATCTTGCCACTAATAAATAAAAGCTTTCACAAACAAACTTTTACACacttaatttaaattatttagctAAGTGGATATTGCAGATCATTTAAAAGAGAATAGTACTCTTCCTTAAAGAAATATAATAGCACACATTAAGattaactgttaaaaaaaaaaattccagtacAAGTTAAAATATGACATAATAAATTGTAAAAAGCCAATTACAATTTGAGAATAATAAAGGAAATCTGCATCCTGACAGAAAACTGAGGAAGTCTGGGCTAACCACTGCACTATTCATTCCCATTCCAGAAGGTACAAGGGATCCAATTTACAAAGTCAGAAAGTAAAATGACCCTCTAACAGTGCTAAATGGATACAAGGGCATACAGCCCATACTCCACTGAACTGAACAGCTCACCACCCCACGACAAGCAGCATATTTTAATCCTGCGGAAGTAACTGAAAAGGTagttaacaaaatgcaaaaaaaaaggaaaggaactCCTGCTTTTGCATTTTAATGATACTTAAATCTGTTAAAATGAGCACCACATTTTTTACTCCCTCGTTCCTCTTTATTCTTCTTTCACAAGGTGCATTTCTGTGCATGAGCCTTTTCATCTTAGTCTCCCAAAAGACTGCCCAGTCGTCAAAGAGTAGCCAAGTCAGCACTCAAACGTCAATGACGTCACACTGGAAGCCATCTGACCAATCCCTGCTCTTTTGCCTCTGGCAGCTGAAACATCAATTTGTGCTTATTCCAATTGGCGAGGGGAGTggggagaaaaaatatatatataatcagtaagACAGTATACATCACTTAAATCACCGCAACCCACTCCCACAGAGTGGCCTACCTACTGCCACCTTGCATCTTCTTCAACAGGGGACCAAAATAGTTTTAAACGCTCCAAGGTTTTGGACTTGACAGACTGCTCTCAGCCTGCCTCCTACTTCAggggaaaaaatggaaaaaacaaaaaatatttagagCAAATCAACGCAACCTACCTTAGCTGGAAGCATTCTGCATTAACCCCTAGaggggatagagaggaggaggaggaggaggaggaggagaaggaggggggTGGATGTGTTAATACACAAGAACACTGCATCAAACCAATGTTCTGCTCAGAACGGTATGCGTCAGCAGTACATTCACGTTTCAACTGAAGGAcaaaaggaggagagagagagagcagcctgTCTTGGCTGCCTGCAACACCAACACATAAAGAAAAAGGAGACAGAAGGATAACAAACAAGGggggggggtaaaaaaaaaaaaaaaaaatgtttccttgGACGGGTTTTTCCCATGCCTCTCCCATtcttgctgctgctgttcaggcTACTACTGCAGTCCACGGACTAGAAAGACATTAACCGCAACAAAAGGCTAACGCTTCAACTCACTACCTCAAAACAAAAGGGGATACAGCAGGAGCTACAGGGGGTAAAGCAAAGGAGCTCTGTGAGTGTTGTCTTTAGCGGATTGTCAAACCAGGGGCTCGTCACTGAAGATCcttttctctcttctttttattCCAAGGGAACAAGAGAGCACACTAGAAAACCTCCTCAACATTGCTGCGctccccccgccccgcccccccccccttccctcccctccccaccgcCCTTTAAAGAAATTGACGGATTATTGCTAACTGTGCAGGAGGCAGGCTGCAGCTGCTGCATCTACTGGATGGAGAGCTAAGCTAGTTAAAAAGAAATCTAATGAATGCAATGTGCAGCTTTTAGTCTTTACAATTCAGCCAAGTACGGCAAACGAACTGGAAAAGACAGTGGGACAGCGACAGCAAAAAAaggtgattttttaaattaaaaagaaaattaaggactgtacaattttcttttttttcctggtttaaaATTTAGAATTGAGCAATGGAACATTGCAAAAGGCATTCTACAGCATCCCACGTCAGCTTCCAAGGGCAATCGCTGGGAGTACTGCTGGCACTACTCTTTGGAGCAGAGAGGATCCTTGCACCTGCGTAGCCTATTGGGCCTCACCTCTATACCAACATCGTTTAATGCTGCTGTTTCTGGATTACTAGGAGCCATTTTGCCAGATTGTTtgaatattcattttttattgcacAGTAAGATGAGGCTACATAATGCTTCGGGATAGATGATTAACACTAGAGCCGTTTAACTGTAAAGGACTTCACAAAACTACAGAGGTAGGTGCCTGAAAAGTGTTCTCACCCCCTTCCATCAATTCAATCCTTTCTCTCGCTCACACTCTTGCTCAGATCAGCACCTTCTGCACTGTAGATGGAAAAAATAATCAGAGTCTTGCTTAAACCGGGGTAGGGCCAGTTCTCCATTCCGTGCCAAATCCCAGACGATGTTGAATTATGAACGTGCCACATCATGAGTCTCTTGTGGCAGGTAACTGTGCACCGTACCTGGAATGCCTCCCTGCTTTTTGTAGTCTACCTCATGGTACGAACGTGGAGTCTGTGTGCAGCTTCTGCCGGACCCCAGAATTGCCCCTCAGTCTGTTCGTGCAGTAACCAGTTTAGTAAAGTGGTCTGCACACGCCGCAGTCTCAGGGAGGTCCCTCAAGGGATCCCCTCAAATACTCGGTACCTCAACCTGATGGAGAACAACATTCAAATGATCCAGGCAGACACTTTCCGGAACCTCCACCACCTGGAAGTGCTGCAGTTGGGGAGGAACTCCATTCGCCAGATAGAGGTTGGTGCTTTTAATGGTTTGACCAGTTTGAACACACTGGAGCTGTTTGATAACCGCTTAACAGTTATTCCAAGTGGAGCATTTGAGTATTTGTCCAAACTGCGGGAGTTATGGCTCAGGAATAACCCCATTGAGAGCATACCCTCTTACGCTTTCAATCGTGTGCCATCTTTAATGCGTTTGGATTTGGGCGAGTTAAGAAAACTGGAGTATATATCAGAAGGTGCTTTTGAGGGATTATACAACTTGAAATACCTTAATCTTGGAATGTGTAACATTAGAGAAATGCCAAACCTCAACCCATTAGTTGGGCTGGAGGAACTAGAGATGTCTGAAAATCTTTTTCCTGAAATCAAACCTGGATCTTTTCAGGGTCTTAAATCTCTGAAAAAACTCTGGATTATGAACTCACAAATCAACCTGATTGAACGGAATGCTTTTGATGACCTCACAGCACTGGTGGAATTGAACCTGGCCCATAATAACCTGACCTCTTTGCCCCATGACCTTTTTTCACCCCTGAGATACCTTGTAGAATTACATCTGCACCACAATCCGTGGAACTGTGACTGTGACATTGTTTGGCTTTCATGGTGGCTGCGTGAATACATCCCCACAAACTCGACATGCTGCGGCCGCTGCCACTCTCCACCCTATATGAGGGGCAAATACTTAGTGGAAGTTGAACGGAGCACTTTCCAGTGTTCAGCCCCCTTTATTGTGGACGCTCCTCGGGATGTAAACATCTCAGAAGAACGAGTGGCCGAGCTCAAGTGTCGCACGGCCTCCATGTCTTCTGTTAGGTGGTTGCTGCCAAATGGCACAATATTAAGTCACGGGTCAAATCACCCACGAATATCAGTTCTAAATGATGGAACACTAAACTTCTCATGTGTTTTGTTAACGGATACTGGGATCTACACATGCATGGTCACCAATGTGGCGGGAAATTCAAATGCCTCGGCCTATCTCAACGTCAGCACCGCTGAGCTGAATACGTCCAATTTGAGCTACTTCACGACTGTCACGGTGGAAATTGTAGAACCAACATCAGAGGACATTCCGCCAAAGATCAAGGCAGTTACAACGCCGTCTACGGAATACAAACCAGCATTTATATCCACTCCTACTGTTCTGCTCCACAACACCAAGACGCCAAAACAGGTGTCAGTCCTCACTTCGAACGGCACAGAAAGACCACCTGCTAGCTTGGATGAGGTCATGAAGACCACCAAAATCATCATTGGCTGCTTCGTGGCGGTCACCCTTCTGGCCGCTGTTATGTTAATAGTATTTTACAAACTGCGCAAGCGACACCAGTTGAGGAGCACAGTCGCCGCTGCCAGGACTATAGAGATTATCCAAGTGGACGAGGATGTTCCCACAGCAGCATCAGCCACCAGTATACCGGGAGAAGGGGCGGTTGTATTACCCACCATCCATGACCACATGAACTACAACACCTACAAACCAGCACATGGGGTGCACTGGACAGAGAACAGCATTGGCAACTCTCTTCACACCACGGCCAGCACCATCACCACTATTCATGAGCCCTATATAATACAAACTCACACCAAGGAGAAGGTACAGGAGACACAGATTTAACATTACCCCTACCCTTTCCTCATTATAAAATGCAATAGgagtgcacaaaaaaaaaaaaaaaaaaaaaaaaaaaaaaaaagcagcaacttTTTTTGTACAGAGTGCAAAATTAAGACTGTTTTTCTTGTatatgcttttatatatatatatatatattatatatatatatatatatatatatatatatatatatatatatatataaaatctactATGAACTGGTAAGAGAAGCAGATTATATAATAAATTTAAACTATTTTCTAACTTGTAacttctatttaaaaacaaacaaaaagagaacAAGCTATTAAGATACTGTTATGACAGAAATGAGGGTGGACCTGTTTAAAAGGGCATTCTGTAATTTTTAGATGAAGCTATATAGGATGCAGtaaatacccatttataccgAGAAGTCTTTCTAAAACGCCCAGAATCAATATTTACAGGTTTAT
Above is a window of Acipenser ruthenus chromosome 14, fAciRut3.2 maternal haplotype, whole genome shotgun sequence DNA encoding:
- the LOC117419769 gene encoding leucine-rich repeat-containing protein 4-like, whose protein sequence is MSLLWQVTVHRTWNASLLFVVYLMVRTWSLCAASAGPQNCPSVCSCSNQFSKVVCTRRSLREVPQGIPSNTRYLNLMENNIQMIQADTFRNLHHLEVLQLGRNSIRQIEVGAFNGLTSLNTLELFDNRLTVIPSGAFEYLSKLRELWLRNNPIESIPSYAFNRVPSLMRLDLGELRKLEYISEGAFEGLYNLKYLNLGMCNIREMPNLNPLVGLEELEMSENLFPEIKPGSFQGLKSLKKLWIMNSQINLIERNAFDDLTALVELNLAHNNLTSLPHDLFSPLRYLVELHLHHNPWNCDCDIVWLSWWLREYIPTNSTCCGRCHSPPYMRGKYLVEVERSTFQCSAPFIVDAPRDVNISEERVAELKCRTASMSSVRWLLPNGTILSHGSNHPRISVLNDGTLNFSCVLLTDTGIYTCMVTNVAGNSNASAYLNVSTAELNTSNLSYFTTVTVEIVEPTSEDIPPKIKAVTTPSTEYKPAFISTPTVLLHNTKTPKQVSVLTSNGTERPPASLDEVMKTTKIIIGCFVAVTLLAAVMLIVFYKLRKRHQLRSTVAAARTIEIIQVDEDVPTAASATSIPGEGAVVLPTIHDHMNYNTYKPAHGVHWTENSIGNSLHTTASTITTIHEPYIIQTHTKEKVQETQI